TTTAGCGCCCGCCGGGCCGCCCTGCGCCCTTCACCGCCCTCAGCAACCGGCATGCTACTTTCTGTGCCATGCACCCAACCAGGAAGACCCCAGCCCTGCTTCTCTTTCCCGCGCTCCTGATCGGCAGTGTCGTGCTGGGCAGCCTCGCGCCGCACGCTCAGAGCGCGCCGCAGAAGATCGCGCTGATCAATGTGGCCGACGTTCTCAAGGCCAGCCCCGACGACGCAGCGGTGACGGCCCTGGGCCAGAAGCGCGACGCGGACCTCAAGACGCTCGACGACCAGATTCAGCCACTACTCAAGCAGGGCAGTCAGATCAGCCCCGCCGACAAGGACAAGCTCAATCAACTGATCGCCACCGCCCAGAGCAAATCAAAAGAGTACGACGCCCAGATCAATGCCAAAATCGATCCGATCACCCGGAAGGCCAACGCCGCTGTCGCCGCCGCCGCCAAAGCCAACGGAGTCGCAGTGGTGTTCAACGCCAACACCGCCCAGCAGTCCGGCATCGTCGTCTATGCCGACCCCACCACCGACCTGACCGACGCGGTGAAAGCGGTGATGACCAAGAAATAGCCGACCCGGAAGGAGATTCAGGGCCGGGTGCCACCCCTGGAACGCTGACGGCCCGCTGATTTTTGCGTTCACGATGCTCAAAAATGAGCATGCTAGCTTGCTGACCATGCCCAATCTCAAGCTCAGTCTCGCCATGCCCGCCCTGCTTGTGGGCGGTTTTGCCCTCGGCAGCCTCACGCCCCACGCCCAGACCGCGCCGCAGAAGATCGCCTTCGTGAACGTGGCCGAGGTTCTCAAGGCCCACCCTGACAACGCGGCAGTGGTGGCCCTCCAGAAAAAGGCTGACGACGAACTCAAGCCGCTCGACACGCAGATCAAGGCGCTTCAGGCCCAGGGGTCGGCCATCAAGCCCGCCGACAAGGATAAGCTGGCCCAGCTGATCACGACCATCCAGGCCAAGGCCAAGGAGTACGACGGCCAGATCTCGGCCAAGGTCAACCCGATCACCGCCCAGGTGGACACTGCCGTGAGCGCCGCCGCCAAGGCCAACGGGGTGGCCGTCGTGATGGACGCCGCCACCGCCAACGGCCTGGTGGTCTACGCCGATCCCAGCACCGACCTGACCGACGCGGTGAAAGCGGCCCTGGCCAAGAAGTAAATGCCCGGCAAGTTGAAGAGTCACAAGATGAACCTGACACCTACCCAGACCACCCTGCTGGCCGCCGCCCTGATCACCGGGCTGGCAGGCGCAGCCACCCTCAAGGCCGGGAAGGTCGGGCTGGTGGACGTGCAGAAGGTCATCGAGAGCAGTAAGGGCGGCCCGGCCTTCATTTCCCTCAATCAGAAGGCCGACGACGACCTGGGCAAACAGAGCCAGGCGATTCAGGCGCTGCAAGCCAAAGTCAACACCGGTAAGGCCAGTCCCGCCGACCTCCAGACGCTCAAGAAGGCCCAGACCACTTACCAGACAGCCCTCCAAAACTACGACGTGCAGCGCCGCAAGGCATTTGCGCCCGTCGCTGGATCGGTCAACGCGGCGGTGGCGGCGGCGGCCAAAGCCCAGGGCTTCACGGTGGTGCTCGACAAGCGTAAGGCGGCCAGCAGCAGCGTCGTCATTTACGCCAATGCCCAGACCACCGACCTGACAGCGGCGGCGCAGAAGGCCGTCAAGAAATAAAGTTCCCGCTTAACTGCGCTTCGCTGCCTGTTCGGACAACGGGAGCGGAGCGCTTTTCTATACTGCTGCCATGTCCAGTCCAGACGACACCGACCCCAGGTCATCGGCCCGCCACCTGATCTTCGGTGAGCAGCATGACCGCATTCAGGCCCGGCTGACGCAGCTCGACCCCGATCTGGCCAGGTACATCTTTGGGTTTGCCTACGACACGGTGTACCAGCGGCCCGGTCTGGATCTCAAGACCAAGGAGCTGCTGGCCTGCGCCCTGCTGACCAGCCTCGGCGCGGAGGCCGAACTCAAGACCCATCTGCGCGGCGCGATGCGGGCCGGGGCCAGCGAACAGGAAGTCCGCGAGGCGCTGCTGTTCATGGCCCCCTACCTGGGCTTTCCGCGCGTGGTGGCGGCCTTCGGGCAGTTGCAGAGTCTGCTGGAGCGCCAGAAAAGCGCCGCCCCGGAATCGGCAGCGGCGCAGGTAAGGGGCGAGGAAGGTTAGGCCACCGGCATTCTGAGGGCGTCTTCCGGCGGCGTGAACGGCAGTTCGAGCGCGTCGGCCACACCCTGAAAAGTCAGCTTGCCGCCGATGGTATTCAGGCCCTTTTTCAGCGCCTCATTGCCCAGCAGCGCACTGACGCCGTGGTCGGCCAGTTGCAGCGCGAACGGCAACGTCTGGTTGGTCAGCGCGAAGGTGCTGGTGCGCGGCACGCCGCCGGGCATGTTGGCCACGCCGTAGTGGATGATGCCCTCCACGGTGTAGACCGGGTCGTCGTAGGTGGTGGGGCGAATGGTCTCCACGCAGCCGCCCTGATCGACCGCCACGTCCACGATGACGCTGCCTTCCTGCATCAGCGCGAGCATGTCGCGGGTGACCAGGTGCGGAGCGCGTGCGCCGGGAATCAGCACGCCGCCGATGAGGAGGTCGGTTTCCGGCAGCAGAGCGCGGATGTTGGCCTCGCTACTCATCATGGTGGTCAGCTTGCCGAAGAACACGTCGTCGAGGTAGGTCAGGCGGCGGTGCGACACGTCCAGAATGGTGACCTTGGCTCCCAGGCCCATCGCCATCTTGGCCGCGTTGGTGCCCACCACGCCGCCGCCGATGATGACCACGTGCCCGGCCTGCACGCCCGGCACCCCGCCGAGCAGCACGCCGCGCCCGCCCTGCGGCTTTTGCAGGTGGTAGGCCCCGGCCTGAATGCTCAGGCGTCCGGCCACCTCGCTCATCGGCATCAGCAGCGGCAGGCTGCCGTCGGCACTCTGCACCGTCTCGTAGGCGATGCCGGTGGTACCCGAGGCCAGCAGCGCTTCGGTGAGCGCACGGTCAGCGGCCAGGTGCAGGTAGGTAAACAGCAGCAAATCAGGGCGCAGGTAAGCGTACTCCGACTTGATTGGCTCCTTGACCTTGACCACCATCTCGGCGGCCCAGGCGTCGTCGGCGCTGCCAAGCTGCGCGCCTGCCGCCGTGTAATCGTCGTCGCGGATGCCGCTGCCGACGCCCGCGCCCCGCTCCACGATGACCTGATGGCCGCGCCGCGTCAGCGTACCCACCCCGCCGGGCGTCAGCGCCACCCGGTTTTCCTTGACCTTGATTTCCTTGGGAAGTCCGATCTGCATGGTTGTCCTCTTTTGCACCCGACTCTGGGTGCGTTTGCCTTGAAGTTTGGCTCCATGCTAGTCCTCAGCGGGGCCAACAGGATTGCCGAAGCGTGCCCAAATCGCGGCCTCCAAGCAATATCAATGCGCCTGGGCAGGCTCTAGACTCTGAAAATGTCTCAACCCGAGCTGGACGCCATTGACCGCCGAATTCTGGGCATCTTGCAGCGCGACGGGCGCATTCCCAACACCGAACTGGCCGACGAGGTGGGGCTGACCCCGGCTCCGACCCTGCGGCGGGTGCGGCGGCTGGAGGAAGAGGGCGTCATCCGGCGCTACGTGGCCCTGCTCGATCCCAAGAAGGTGGGGCGCGATTTGACCGTGTTCGTCAACGTGAGCCTCGACAAGCAGACCAAGCCCGGCTTCCAGACCTTTGCCGAGCACATGATCCGCCGCCCGGAAGTGCTGGAATGCTACCTGTGCCTGGGCGAGAGCGACTTTCTGCTGAAGGTCTGCGTGCCGGACCTCGACGCCTACCAGCGCTTTCTGGTCGATGTGCTGGCGGCCATTCCAGGGGTCCGCAACACCAACAGCACCATCATCGTCAAGCAGGAAAAGAGTACGACCAGTCTGCCGCTGGAGTAGTCCGCCCCACTTCCCCGTGCGGCGACCTTTCCCCTGCGCGGCGGCTATGCTGCGTCGGTGCAGTCCACTTCCGCCCCTTTTCCCGCGCCGCCCCGCAGCCTGGCGGCGGTGGCCCTTGGCATTTTCCTGCTGCTGGGCATCATCTATCCGATTCTCGGCCCGGCACTGCCCCGGCTCAGCGCGCAGTTTGGCCTGCAAGCCACTGGGGCGTCACTCCTGCTGAGCGCCAACTCGGCGGGGGCCTTTCTGGGGGTGGTACTGGCAGGCCTGCTGCCCGAGCGCCTCATGGCCGAGCGGCGGGCGGCGCTGGCGCTGATGCTCACGGCGCTGGGCAGTCTGGGGCTGGCCTTCGCGCCCGACTTTCCGCTGGCGCTGCTGGCCTCTGGGCTGCTGGGCCTGGGATTCGGCATGCTCGACCTCACCATCAACGTCTGGCTGTCGGTCCGCTACGGTGAGCGCAGCGCGGCCATGCTGAATCTGCTCAGCGCCGGGTTCGGCGTCGGGGCGGTGCTGGCTCCGCTGGCAGTGGGCCGGGCAGGCGGCAACGTGCAATTACCCCTGCTCGGCTGCGCGGTCTTCGCCGGGCTGCTGCTGTGGCCGCTGCTGAAACTGCCCCGCTCCCCCGCCCCCACCACGCACCTGGAAACCACTGGGAGCACACCAACCCCGCTGCGCAAGTCGGCCCGGCCCGTTCAGCTTCTGCTGGGCGTCTTTATCCTGCTGTTCATGGTGTACGTCGCCGTCGAGGGCGGGGTGGGGGCCTGGGAAGTCACGGCGCTGCAAGACAGCCTGGGCCTGAGCACCGCCGCCGCCAGCCAGATCTCCTCGCTCTACTGGGTCTTCTTCACCGCTGGGCGGATGATCACCGCGCCGCTGACGCTGCGGTTCGCGCCGCCGCAACTGGTCACCGGCGCGCTGGCGCTGGCCGTCATCAGTCTGGCCTGCGCAGCGATTCCCGCTGCCGCCCCCGCCGCCTACAGCCTGACCGGGTTGTTTCTGGCCCCGGTCTTTGCCACCAGCCTGGTGTGGCTGAGCCGCGAACTGCCGGGCAAGAGTGCCCCGACCCTGGTGTTTGCTGGGGGCTTCCTGGGGCCGGTGCTGTTCTCACCGGTCATCGGCTCGCTGCGCGACACCTTCGGCCCCGCTGCGACCCCACTCGCATTGACGGGCATCGCCGCGCTCGATCTGCTTCTGGTGGTGTGGCTGGTGAACCTGCTGCGCCGCCGCCCGCGCCTGGCCGTCTGACCTGATGTTCACGAACCCTGGCAGCGCTCGCTGGGTGGACACCCGTTTCATCTTGCCGTGAGCGTGGCCACATGCCCTAGACTGACAGGCGTGTCGTGCGTGCTGAGGGCGGTCGGGGCCGAGTTCGAGGTGGACGCGTTCTTGCGTCGCAGCCGTTTCTCGCCGATGAAAGTCTGGCGGCGCGGCGAGAAGCTCAGTTCCCGGCGCGGCGACGCTGAACCGGGCCAGGAACTCAAACACGGGCAGTCCGGCTTTGCCGCGCTGGCCAGCGCCGCTCCCTTCCGGCAGCCCGCCCAGCAGGCCAGCGACGCCGAACTGTTTCTCAAACGCCACGAGGCAGCCCTCTCGGCGCTGGCCGACTGCCCCGGCGTGGACGCCATCCTGCTCGACTTCGGTATTGAGGACCGTCCGCTGGGCCTGTACAGCAGCGACACCCAGACCA
This portion of the Deinococcus rubellus genome encodes:
- a CDS encoding OmpH family outer membrane protein, which produces MPNLKLSLAMPALLVGGFALGSLTPHAQTAPQKIAFVNVAEVLKAHPDNAAVVALQKKADDELKPLDTQIKALQAQGSAIKPADKDKLAQLITTIQAKAKEYDGQISAKVNPITAQVDTAVSAAAKANGVAVVMDAATANGLVVYADPSTDLTDAVKAALAKK
- a CDS encoding Lrp/AsnC family transcriptional regulator, with translation MSQPELDAIDRRILGILQRDGRIPNTELADEVGLTPAPTLRRVRRLEEEGVIRRYVALLDPKKVGRDLTVFVNVSLDKQTKPGFQTFAEHMIRRPEVLECYLCLGESDFLLKVCVPDLDAYQRFLVDVLAAIPGVRNTNSTIIVKQEKSTTSLPLE
- a CDS encoding OmpH family outer membrane protein: MNLTPTQTTLLAAALITGLAGAATLKAGKVGLVDVQKVIESSKGGPAFISLNQKADDDLGKQSQAIQALQAKVNTGKASPADLQTLKKAQTTYQTALQNYDVQRRKAFAPVAGSVNAAVAAAAKAQGFTVVLDKRKAASSSVVIYANAQTTDLTAAAQKAVKK
- the ald gene encoding alanine dehydrogenase — translated: MQIGLPKEIKVKENRVALTPGGVGTLTRRGHQVIVERGAGVGSGIRDDDYTAAGAQLGSADDAWAAEMVVKVKEPIKSEYAYLRPDLLLFTYLHLAADRALTEALLASGTTGIAYETVQSADGSLPLLMPMSEVAGRLSIQAGAYHLQKPQGGRGVLLGGVPGVQAGHVVIIGGGVVGTNAAKMAMGLGAKVTILDVSHRRLTYLDDVFFGKLTTMMSSEANIRALLPETDLLIGGVLIPGARAPHLVTRDMLALMQEGSVIVDVAVDQGGCVETIRPTTYDDPVYTVEGIIHYGVANMPGGVPRTSTFALTNQTLPFALQLADHGVSALLGNEALKKGLNTIGGKLTFQGVADALELPFTPPEDALRMPVA
- a CDS encoding carboxymuconolactone decarboxylase family protein, which produces MSSPDDTDPRSSARHLIFGEQHDRIQARLTQLDPDLARYIFGFAYDTVYQRPGLDLKTKELLACALLTSLGAEAELKTHLRGAMRAGASEQEVREALLFMAPYLGFPRVVAAFGQLQSLLERQKSAAPESAAAQVRGEEG
- a CDS encoding OmpH family outer membrane protein, which produces MHPTRKTPALLLFPALLIGSVVLGSLAPHAQSAPQKIALINVADVLKASPDDAAVTALGQKRDADLKTLDDQIQPLLKQGSQISPADKDKLNQLIATAQSKSKEYDAQINAKIDPITRKANAAVAAAAKANGVAVVFNANTAQQSGIVVYADPTTDLTDAVKAVMTKK
- a CDS encoding MFS transporter gives rise to the protein MQSTSAPFPAPPRSLAAVALGIFLLLGIIYPILGPALPRLSAQFGLQATGASLLLSANSAGAFLGVVLAGLLPERLMAERRAALALMLTALGSLGLAFAPDFPLALLASGLLGLGFGMLDLTINVWLSVRYGERSAAMLNLLSAGFGVGAVLAPLAVGRAGGNVQLPLLGCAVFAGLLLWPLLKLPRSPAPTTHLETTGSTPTPLRKSARPVQLLLGVFILLFMVYVAVEGGVGAWEVTALQDSLGLSTAAASQISSLYWVFFTAGRMITAPLTLRFAPPQLVTGALALAVISLACAAIPAAAPAAYSLTGLFLAPVFATSLVWLSRELPGKSAPTLVFAGGFLGPVLFSPVIGSLRDTFGPAATPLALTGIAALDLLLVVWLVNLLRRRPRLAV